The Streptomyces vinaceus genome contains the following window.
GCGCGTTCGGACGGCTGCGCGAGCGTTTCGCCGGCTCCGGCCGGCGCGGCGCCAAGGGGGCTCCCGCGGGCCCGCCGCCGCGGGGTGCGACCGGCGGCCCCCTCGCGCCCGGCGACGCGGGCGGCCCCGTCCCGCCCGGCGGCCCCGTCCCGCCCGTCCCGCCCGGCGGCCCCGTCCCGCCCGGCGGGTCCGGTGGCTCCGGTGGCTCCGGCGGCCCCGGCGGCTCCGGCGACGACGGGGGGCGGCCGTGATCGGCGGCGGGGTGGACCTCGCGTTCCTCGCGAAGGTCTTCGGGTGGATCACGGTGGCGATCGGGGTGCTCGTCTGCCTCGGGTACGGGCTGTGGCGGTTCCTGGCGACGGCCCTGCGCGCCGCCGCGTCCGCCTTCACCCCGCGCACCCCCGGGAGCCCGGACCCGCGGATCGCCCCGCATCCGGGCAACGAACCGGCCCAACCCGCCTACTGGGCCCACCAGATGTGGATGGACGCGGTGGCCGCCGCGCAGGCGGCCGCGCGGACCGTGCGGTACCTGCTGGTCCGTCACTGGCTCGGCGAGATCGTCCGCCGCCGGCTGCTGAACGGCCGGGGCGGCTCCAGCGGGGCGCGCGCCGGGAACGGCCTCGGGCGGCTCGTACTGCGGCTGGTCGCCCCGGCGACGGCGCTGGCCGCGCTGCTGTCGGCGCTCCTCGCCGCCGCGCTGCTCCTCCTCGTCGCGGTGGCCTTCGGCGCGCAGCTGCTGCTCGCCGGGGGCGTGGCACTGGCCGGGGTGGCGGGCGGGCGCGGCGCGGAACGGCTGTGGAAGCTGGTCCGCGGCATCCGCATGAAGTGCCCCTATCCGGGCTGCTACCGGCCGTTCCCGCTGGCCGTGCACCTGTGCCCGAAGTGCGGGGCCGCCCACCGCGAGCTGCGGCCCGGGCGGTTCGGGGCGCTGCGGCACGTGTGCCGGTGCGGGCATGCGCTGCCCACGACCGCCCTGGCCGGGAGGCGGAAGCTGGCCCTGCGCTGCCCGCACTGCGACAAGGAGCTGCCGGCGGCCGTGGGCACGACGCGGGTGGTGCACCTGCCGCTGATCGGGGGAACCTCGGCCGGAAAGACCATGCTGATGGCGGCGATGCTGGAGGGGCTGCGGTCCTGGTCCCACGAGTCCGCGCTCACCGTCGAGTTCGCCTCGGTCGCGGACCGGCGCGAGGCCAACACCCTGGCCCGGCAGCTGGAGACCTCGGGGTGGGCGCTCAAGACGCAGGGCGGGCAGCCGCGGGCGCTGATGCTGCTGGTCGGGCGGGGGCGCGGGCCGCTGGGGCGCAGGCGGCTGCTGTACCTGTACGACCCGATGGGCGAGTCGCTGCGCGACGCGGCGACCACGCGGCTCCAGCAGTACCTCGCCCATGCCGACGGGGTCGTGCTGGTCGCGGACGTGCTGGCCGCGCTCGGCGTACGGCGCGCGCTGCACGAGGGCGACGGGCGGCTGGCGGAGCAGGCCCGGCCGGCCGACCTCGGTCCGGTGGACACGTACGCGGCGTTCACCGGGGAGCTCCAGGGCCTCAGCGGCCGGCGCGGGCGCCTGGGGGTGGCGGTGGTGGTGACCAAACGGGACGTACTGGACCGGCTGGACTCACTGCCGCGGCCAAAGGATCCGGTCGGCGCATGGCTGGAGAAGATCGGCCTGGGCGAGCTCGTCCGCATCCTGGGCCACGATTTCGCGGCGAGCCGCTA
Protein-coding sequences here:
- a CDS encoding TRAFAC clade GTPase domain-containing protein; translated protein: MIGGGVDLAFLAKVFGWITVAIGVLVCLGYGLWRFLATALRAAASAFTPRTPGSPDPRIAPHPGNEPAQPAYWAHQMWMDAVAAAQAAARTVRYLLVRHWLGEIVRRRLLNGRGGSSGARAGNGLGRLVLRLVAPATALAALLSALLAAALLLLVAVAFGAQLLLAGGVALAGVAGGRGAERLWKLVRGIRMKCPYPGCYRPFPLAVHLCPKCGAAHRELRPGRFGALRHVCRCGHALPTTALAGRRKLALRCPHCDKELPAAVGTTRVVHLPLIGGTSAGKTMLMAAMLEGLRSWSHESALTVEFASVADRREANTLARQLETSGWALKTQGGQPRALMLLVGRGRGPLGRRRLLYLYDPMGESLRDAATTRLQQYLAHADGVVLVADVLAALGVRRALHEGDGRLAEQARPADLGPVDTYAAFTGELQGLSGRRGRLGVAVVVTKRDVLDRLDSLPRPKDPVGAWLEKIGLGELVRILGHDFAASRYWAVSAHAATGAGALVPEQRRAAEPVLWLLSRTGLRVDGTPAAAREPRLPRPRRRSDTAAPDRSSL